The following proteins come from a genomic window of Frankia casuarinae:
- a CDS encoding PspA-associated protein PspAB, producing MRILDVLLGRTRPVPPDLDRLFTLPAAAVILQAASSWRPTGVGAVCVKPASGGAFTGVAQEIDRLLSMDGGRYERRTDSFGYSWLLRRTGEQDLAGLVTDLHAANATVRDAGFGPALLCTVVGFTDGSRPMGLIYLYKRGTWYPFVPAGDQRRDNPAELEVREMLAGELPIEPDLSRWFPLWGAPGIDAPGRDPDTHG from the coding sequence ATGCGGATCCTCGACGTGCTTCTCGGCCGGACCCGGCCCGTCCCGCCGGACCTCGACCGGCTGTTCACGCTCCCAGCCGCCGCCGTCATCCTGCAGGCCGCCAGCTCATGGCGACCGACCGGGGTCGGAGCGGTCTGTGTCAAACCCGCGTCAGGCGGCGCGTTCACCGGGGTAGCGCAGGAGATCGACCGGCTGCTGAGCATGGACGGCGGCCGGTACGAGCGGCGCACGGACAGCTTCGGGTACAGCTGGCTGCTGCGACGGACCGGCGAGCAGGACCTCGCTGGCCTGGTCACCGACCTGCACGCGGCGAATGCCACGGTGCGCGACGCCGGCTTCGGCCCGGCACTGCTGTGCACCGTCGTCGGGTTCACCGACGGCAGCAGGCCGATGGGGCTGATCTACCTCTACAAACGCGGCACCTGGTACCCGTTCGTGCCGGCCGGTGACCAGCGTCGGGACAATCCGGCCGAGCTGGAGGTACGGGAGATGCTGGCGGGTGAGCTCCCGATCGAACCGGACCTGTCCCGTTGGTTTCCCCTGTGGGGAGCGCCCGGCATCGACGCGCCGGGTCGCGACCCCGACACGCACGGGTGA
- a CDS encoding M56 family metallopeptidase has product MTAVALIPLATNLLLAVSGGWLGRRLPPAAATRLLTLACLVTALATGFVLAVAAFTLLAQLPLLTAVGHWSATMIRGHDPLPAAAGLVPAAVVVGLLAAAARRAAALGQDLAAAELTCRRLGPSPTGLVIVEDDHPDAYTLPGLTGRIVVSTAMLRALPADERRVLLAHERSHLHHRHHAYTQLADLAAAANPLLRTPAAAVRLAVERWADEDAAAVTEDRAVVARALARAGLARTGMPTTPTSALGAVHTDLTHRARALLDPPPKPRPALAVALAALVLATAAAAADTAHTTEHRFEHAQAAYAHRS; this is encoded by the coding sequence ATGACGGCCGTCGCGCTGATCCCGTTGGCCACGAACCTGCTGCTGGCCGTCAGCGGCGGCTGGCTCGGCCGGCGGTTGCCGCCCGCCGCCGCCACCCGGCTGCTGACCCTGGCCTGTCTGGTCACCGCGTTGGCCACCGGATTCGTCCTGGCCGTCGCCGCCTTCACCCTGCTCGCCCAGCTGCCCCTGCTCACCGCGGTCGGGCACTGGTCGGCCACCATGATCCGCGGCCACGACCCGCTACCCGCCGCGGCCGGGCTGGTGCCGGCCGCCGTCGTCGTCGGGCTGCTCGCCGCCGCCGCCCGGCGCGCCGCCGCCCTCGGCCAGGACCTCGCCGCCGCGGAACTCACCTGCCGGCGGCTCGGACCGTCGCCTACCGGCCTCGTCATCGTCGAGGACGACCACCCCGACGCCTACACGCTGCCCGGACTGACCGGCCGGATCGTGGTGTCCACCGCCATGCTGCGCGCGCTGCCCGCCGACGAACGCCGCGTGCTACTCGCCCATGAACGCTCCCACCTGCATCACCGCCACCACGCCTACACCCAGCTCGCCGACCTCGCCGCCGCCGCCAACCCGCTGCTGCGGACACCCGCCGCCGCCGTGCGCCTCGCCGTCGAACGCTGGGCCGACGAAGACGCCGCCGCTGTCACCGAAGATCGCGCTGTGGTCGCCCGGGCCTTGGCCCGCGCCGGCCTCGCCCGCACCGGCATGCCGACCACTCCGACCTCGGCACTCGGCGCCGTGCACACCGACCTCACCCACCGGGCGCGGGCGCTGCTGGACCCGCCTCCCAAACCACGCCCCGCCCTGGCCGTTGCCCTCGCCGCGCTCGTCCTGGCCACGGCCGCCGCCGCCGCCGACACCGCCCACACCACCGAGCACCGCTTTGAACACGCGCAGGCAGCCTATGCGCACCGATCCTGA